A section of the Lutra lutra chromosome 3, mLutLut1.2, whole genome shotgun sequence genome encodes:
- the LOC125094960 gene encoding basic salivary proline-rich protein 2-like has translation MTCHNLLPPSPSPPPSGTVGAAAGGPGGPRDHLLRGRCAEPTHAFQPHGPSPRAENTWAHWPGSPPVSVARTWSLEAAPRLPCLCTREVARLCPRRPPPAPGTPNSAPRARVSRCSAPGAKFLAQPLPKNSFRGGNRNRARNGGHWRPRSGPSGPHLPGARAPSTAHTATTPAALEERSHPPAREQRRAPPSRRRGPRLSPRIAHTTRGRPPLPPAPARGPLPRTRGPLPRTPAPEPAPPAPPPPKFACERRASRPRRAGADVFTASEHMAPNIANPQLPSAQTGSEHFCPNSKLP, from the exons ATGACGTGTCATAATCTG CTGCCCCCGTCTCCGAGCCCGCCGCCCTCGGGGACTGTGGGGGCAGCTGCAGGCGGGCCGGGGGGTCCTCGCGACCACCTGCTGCGAGGCCGGTGCGCGGAACCCACGCACGCCTTCCAGCCCCACGGCCCTTCCCCGAGAGCGGAGAACACTTGGGCTCACTGGCCGGGGTCGCCTCCCGTCTCGGTCGCCCGAACCTGGAGTCTGGAAGCCGCACCCCGACTGCCATGCTTGTGCACGCGTGAGGTCGCACGGCTCTGCCCCAGGCGGCCGCCCCCCGCGCCGGGAACCCCAAACTCGGCACCGCGAGCACGCGTCTCCCGCTGCTCCGCGCCCGGAGCCAAGTTTCTGGCACAGCCACTTCCAAAAAACTCCTTCCGCGGCGGAAACAGAAACCGCGCTAGGAACGGGGGGCACTGGCGGCCGCGATCAGGGCCGTCCGGGCCACATCTTCCCGGGGCGCGCGCCCCCAGCACGGCCCACACGGCGACGACCCCGGCTGCCCTCGAGGAGCGCTCGCACCCGCCGGCTCGGGAGCAACGGCGCGCGCCCCCTTCCCGCCGCCGCGGCCCCCGACTTTCTCCGCGGATCGCCCACACGACCAGAGGCCGCCCTCCGCTTCCGCCGGCGCCCGCGCGGGGCCCGCTGCCCCGGACGCGGGGCCCGCTGCCCCGGACGCCGGCCCCGGAGCCCGCGCCGCCCGCGCCTCCGCCGCCCAAGTTCGCCTGTGAGCGCCGCGCGTCCCGGCCGAGGCGGGCCGGGGCAG aTGTTTTCACTGCCTCAGAGCACATGGCCCCGAACATTGCTAATCCACAGCTCCCCAGTGCACAGACTGGGAGTGAGCATTTCTGTCCCAATTCCAAACTCCCGTGA